One segment of Brassica napus cultivar Da-Ae chromosome C3, Da-Ae, whole genome shotgun sequence DNA contains the following:
- the LOC106389561 gene encoding serine carboxypeptidase-like 45 produces MSPPPSLQCLTVSFALIFFLSSATVLSHSDLVTRLPGQPQVGFKQYSGYVTVDEKKHSALFYYFAEAETEPTSKPLVLWLNGGPGCSSLGVGAFSENGPFRPKGSVLVKNQHSWNQEANMLYLETPVGVGFSYSTQSSSYESVNDKITARDNLVFLERWFLKFPHYLNRSLFITGESYAGHYVPQLADLMIQYNKKHHLFNLRGIAIGNPVLEFSTDFNSRAEYFWSHGLISDSTFKLFTSYCNYSRYVSEYYRGSMSSICSKVMSQINTETSRFVDKYDVTLDVCISSVLSQSKVVSPNQVGESVDVCVEDETVNYLNRRDVQEALHARLVGVREWTVCSNVLDYQMLDVEKPTINIVGSLVEAGVPVLVYSGDQDSVIPLTGSRTLVSRLAKRLGLRTSVPYRVWFAGQQVGGWTQVYGNVLSFATVRGAAHEVPFSQPERSLVLFKAFLDGHPLPEEF; encoded by the exons AtgtctcctcctccttctctccAATGCCTCACAGTCTCCTTTGCCTTAATCTTCTTCCTGAGCTCCGCCACTGTTCTCTCCCACTCCGATCTGGTCACCCGTTTACCCGGTCAACCCCAGGTCGGATTCAAGCAATACTCTGGTTATGTCACCGTCGACGAAAAGAAACACAGTGCTCTGTTTTACTACTTCGCCGAAGCTGAAACTGAGCCCACCTCTAAGCCTCTCGTCCTCTGGCTCAATGGAG GACCTGGATGTTCATCTTTGGGTGTTGGTGCATTCTCAGAGAACGGACCATTTAGACCAAAAGGGTCAGTTTTGGTCAAGAATCAACATAGCTGGAACCAag AGGCTAATATGTTGTATCTAGAAACACCTGTTGGAGTTGGATTCTCTTATTCAACTCAGAGCTCTTCGTACGAGAGTGTGAATGATAAGATCACTG CAAGAGACAACCTTGTGTTCTTGGAAAGATGGTTCCTCAAGTTCCCTCACTATCTCAACAGAAGTCTCTTCATCACTGGTGAAAGCTATGCTG GCCATTATGTTCCCCAGTTAGCTGATCTAATGATTCAGTACAACAAGAAGCACCATTTGTTCAATCTCAGAGGAATTGCT attggCAATCCCGTTCTTGAGTTTTCAACTGACTTCAACTCACGAGCTGAGTACTTCTGGTCTCACGGTTTGATATCGGATTCGACATTCAAACTCTTCACTTCTTACTGTAACTACTCACGCTATGTGAGTGAGTACTACAGAGGGTCAATGTCTAGTATCTGCTCTAAAGTGATGAGCCAAATTAACACTGAGACGAGTAGGTTTGTGGATAAATATGACGTGACACTCGATGTCTGCATTTCCTCTGTGCTATCTCAATCCAAAGTCGTAAGCCCTAAC CAAGTGGGAGAATCAGTAGATGTCTGTGTGGAAGATGAGACGGTTAATTATCTAAACCGAAGAGATGTGCAGGAAGCTCTTCACGCTCGGCTCGTTGGAGTACGTGAATGGACAGTTTGCAGCAA TGTGCTTGATTACCAAATGCTTGATGTGGAAAAACCAACGATTAATATCGTAGGGAGCCTTGTGGAAGCTGGAGTTCCAGTTCTTGTCTACAG TGGAGATCAAGATTCTGTGATCCCTTTGACAGGAAGTAGAACCTTAGTGAGCAGATTGGCTAAACGGTTGGGACTGAGAACAAGTGTGCCTTATAGAGTCTGGTTTGCAGGACAACAG GTGGGTGGATGGACGCAAGTCTATGGAAATGTATTGTCATTTGCTACGGTGCGAGGAGCTGCACATGAGGTCCCATTCTCACAGCCTGAGAGATCACTTGTGCTGTTCAAAGCGTTCTTGGATGGTCATCCTCTTCCTGAAGAGTTCTGA